A region of Vibrio tubiashii ATCC 19109 DNA encodes the following proteins:
- a CDS encoding BLUF domain-containing protein: protein MDLIKLIYVSTVSKEFELTSFEDIMNSAQGNNGEHEVTGILYFNQHYFIQYLEGSEENVESTYRRIQKDKRHCNVTLLDKSSIENRQFSGWSMAYLLQSEILKTLNFYFMDSPEFNPYRLDAQSANELITELRSHLPLAYLHSDALSKTYR from the coding sequence ATGGATCTGATTAAACTTATCTATGTGAGCACAGTTAGCAAGGAGTTTGAGCTGACATCTTTTGAAGACATAATGAACAGTGCTCAGGGAAATAATGGTGAACATGAAGTCACTGGGATTTTGTATTTCAATCAACATTATTTTATACAGTATTTGGAAGGCAGCGAGGAGAATGTGGAGTCTACCTATCGCCGTATCCAGAAAGATAAGCGTCATTGTAATGTCACGCTGTTAGATAAAAGTTCAATCGAAAATAGGCAGTTTAGCGGTTGGTCTATGGCTTATTTGCTTCAATCAGAGATTCTAAAAACGCTCAACTTCTATTTTATGGATTCACCTGAATTCAACCCATATAGACTTGATGCACAATCTGCAAACGAGTTAATTACTGAGTTAAGAAGTCACCTGCCACTCGCTTATTTGCACAGCGATGCCTTATCGAAAACTTATCGTTAA
- a CDS encoding substrate-binding periplasmic protein has translation MLFVFSAQAQVPSRILWTIQDEWPPYVIDSAEVKGLAYEIISEAFAEQGYTIKNTIKPWSRALREVTTQRYDIALTVWKSSERLEYLDFSDAYLTNSLIFVSLKENSFSYTGLESLKEKRIGVLRGYAYDDDFLKSNAFDRMDSDSLATNVRKLKAGRIDALVADKFFFLWYLKNNELEINDFALIDKPLAENPLYIAISRDHPNKESILSAFNAGLKSLQQSGRIADLIKKYE, from the coding sequence ATGTTGTTTGTCTTTTCAGCTCAAGCGCAGGTTCCTTCACGCATATTATGGACGATACAGGATGAATGGCCGCCATATGTTATCGACTCTGCAGAAGTGAAAGGTTTGGCCTATGAGATTATTTCGGAAGCCTTTGCTGAACAAGGCTACACCATTAAAAATACCATTAAACCATGGAGCCGAGCTTTAAGGGAGGTAACGACTCAGCGCTATGATATTGCGCTGACCGTTTGGAAGAGTAGCGAGAGACTCGAGTATCTTGATTTCAGTGATGCCTATCTGACCAATTCACTCATCTTTGTATCGCTAAAAGAAAACTCATTCAGTTATACAGGTCTAGAAAGTTTAAAAGAGAAACGGATTGGAGTATTGCGAGGCTATGCCTATGATGATGACTTCTTGAAATCGAATGCTTTTGATCGGATGGACTCTGATAGTTTAGCCACCAACGTGAGAAAGTTAAAAGCTGGCCGGATCGATGCGTTAGTGGCCGATAAGTTCTTTTTCTTATGGTATTTAAAAAACAATGAGTTAGAGATTAATGACTTCGCTTTGATCGACAAACCATTAGCAGAAAACCCGTTATATATTGCTATCAGTCGTGATCATCCAAACAAAGAGAGTATTCTATCGGCTTTTAATGCCGGGCTGAAGTCACTGCAACAGTCGGGAAGAATTGCCGATCTGATTAAAAAGTACGAATAA
- a CDS encoding MBL fold metallo-hydrolase, with protein MASQNIQHFFHPDSGTISYVVADQDTKEAIIIDPVANYDVKNDEISYESAQEIIDHIQLNQLHIVAILETHIHADHLSGSFYLSKELQAPIYVSEGVKEVYAQWKDELCLSELYHFEHYLLENEEMDFGNSHLEVIATPGHTQSDLTFKIGDALFVGDSLFFNGTGRADFPGGSAEKMFESIRKLYELKDSTEVYLCHDYPDKAENLHYKTTIGDEKHDNILVDENTSCQQFVDKREGRDHQLTPPKLLKPALEFNLTALHSLH; from the coding sequence ATGGCATCTCAGAACATCCAACATTTTTTTCATCCTGACTCTGGCACCATAAGCTATGTGGTGGCTGATCAGGATACAAAAGAAGCGATTATCATTGATCCTGTTGCCAATTATGATGTGAAAAATGACGAGATTAGCTATGAGTCCGCGCAAGAGATTATTGATCATATTCAACTTAATCAGCTGCACATAGTAGCTATTTTGGAAACGCATATTCACGCGGATCATTTGTCGGGTTCGTTTTATTTGAGTAAGGAACTTCAGGCTCCGATTTATGTTTCGGAAGGGGTCAAGGAGGTTTATGCGCAGTGGAAGGACGAACTGTGTCTCAGTGAGCTTTATCACTTTGAACATTATCTATTGGAAAATGAAGAGATGGATTTTGGCAATTCTCACTTAGAGGTCATTGCGACACCCGGACACACCCAATCTGACTTAACCTTTAAGATAGGTGATGCACTGTTTGTTGGTGACTCATTGTTTTTTAATGGTACGGGTCGGGCTGACTTTCCTGGTGGCAGCGCTGAGAAAATGTTTGAGTCGATACGTAAGTTGTATGAATTGAAGGACAGTACAGAAGTGTACCTTTGTCATGATTACCCAGATAAGGCAGAAAACCTCCATTATAAAACCACGATAGGTGATGAAAAGCATGACAACATCTTGGTTGATGAGAATACCTCATGCCAACAATTTGTTGATAAAAGGGAGGGACGAGATCATCAACTCACGCCCCCAAAGCTTCTTAAGCCAGCGTTAGAGTTTAACCTTACCGCGTTGCATTCTCTTCACTAA
- a CDS encoding protein kinase family protein: MNQRQLQQQEFDLSEHNLIVGCAKQCPISPELLAATTADSDYVVDTFQSGLTAEVFRVRFDGKDYTLKKKRPEAKVKNLDGQYSFLNEVQRRFDIQQQKDDTSTSQDFECIVSTVYADYRLGIILSDWIEGAPIQQVTSSMLSQLFSTLSACEKIGLFEWDLCGGNLLVDEQHKLWLFDFGYMYPFNPIKELNSNGLEAPMFNFCERFETRFLSGWLLENEYSHRESLAIYKNVKHEALNILIQQLNGLKSSAADSVVIAEKEALVKRYQQALESEDNLNALFRLEMFRSHVLDIEDDLDGQSCTPTTIKRVDLVLSMIREHYNELKQQGGFFYHNEGKTQQELIESYNHKRELVKRYQIT; this comes from the coding sequence GTGAATCAACGGCAGTTACAACAGCAAGAGTTTGACCTAAGTGAACACAACCTAATTGTCGGTTGCGCTAAACAATGTCCTATTTCTCCCGAGTTATTGGCAGCCACCACTGCTGACTCTGATTACGTTGTCGATACATTTCAAAGTGGACTAACCGCAGAAGTGTTTCGCGTTCGATTTGATGGTAAGGATTACACCCTGAAGAAAAAGAGGCCAGAGGCGAAAGTGAAAAACCTCGATGGTCAGTACTCCTTCCTTAACGAAGTCCAACGTCGTTTCGATATTCAGCAGCAAAAAGACGATACGAGTACTTCGCAGGATTTCGAGTGCATAGTTTCTACGGTTTATGCTGATTATCGCTTAGGCATTATTTTGTCTGATTGGATTGAAGGAGCACCCATTCAACAGGTAACGAGTTCAATGCTCTCACAGCTATTTTCCACGTTATCTGCTTGCGAAAAGATAGGTCTATTTGAATGGGATTTATGTGGTGGAAACCTGCTTGTTGATGAACAGCATAAATTATGGCTATTCGACTTTGGTTATATGTATCCGTTCAATCCTATTAAAGAACTCAACAGCAATGGGCTAGAAGCACCTATGTTCAACTTCTGTGAGCGATTCGAGACTCGATTCCTATCTGGTTGGTTATTGGAAAATGAATACTCTCATCGTGAATCGTTAGCCATCTATAAGAACGTAAAGCATGAGGCACTGAACATTCTAATTCAGCAGCTCAATGGGTTAAAAAGTAGCGCGGCTGACTCGGTGGTGATAGCTGAAAAAGAGGCGCTGGTTAAGCGATATCAGCAGGCCCTAGAGAGCGAAGACAATCTAAACGCGCTGTTTCGCTTGGAAATGTTTCGCTCGCATGTACTCGATATTGAGGATGATCTTGATGGTCAAAGCTGTACACCGACCACCATTAAGCGAGTGGATTTAGTACTGTCGATGATCCGCGAGCACTACAATGAGCTCAAGCAGCAAGGTGGATTTTTCTATCACAATGAAGGGAAAACCCAGCAGGAGCTTATTGAATCATACAATCACAAGCGAGAATTGGTGAAACGGTATCAAATTACGTAG
- a CDS encoding DUF2975 domain-containing protein: MTQQSISKFSRNLLVLFWFSLVFTAVLNTVFWFSATLWDAEWFKAGFPVEVTLPLSLTRSLIGFLPSMLTTFLTMALLWQLIVLFRLYEKGQIFERQNTLCYKKISYLLMATPFVQLIMGILLSFALSYNDGNWNVSFEVNDADITMFVIGLVVRVIAVVMERAAELQEESELTI; encoded by the coding sequence ATGACACAACAATCTATCAGCAAATTTAGTCGAAATTTATTGGTGCTATTTTGGTTCTCTCTTGTTTTTACCGCCGTGTTAAATACGGTATTTTGGTTTTCTGCAACGTTATGGGATGCTGAATGGTTTAAGGCTGGCTTTCCCGTTGAGGTGACATTGCCTTTAAGTTTGACTCGGTCATTGATTGGTTTTTTGCCAAGTATGCTGACAACGTTTTTGACAATGGCTCTACTGTGGCAGTTGATAGTCCTCTTTCGTTTGTATGAAAAAGGTCAGATCTTTGAACGTCAAAATACACTGTGTTACAAAAAGATCAGTTACTTATTGATGGCAACGCCTTTCGTTCAACTTATTATGGGCATACTTCTTAGCTTCGCATTGTCGTACAATGACGGAAATTGGAACGTATCGTTTGAAGTGAATGACGCTGACATCACAATGTTTGTTATTGGATTGGTGGTTCGTGTTATTGCAGTAGTAATGGAAAGAGCAGCAGAGCTTCAAGAAGAAAGTGAGCTGACAATTTAA
- the fdxA gene encoding ferredoxin FdxA → MAFVVTDNCIQCKYTDCVAVCPADAFHEGPNFMVINPIECIDCGLCVDECDAHAIFQEDEVPDDQTLFIELNAELAELWPVQTEVKPAMDEAEKWNGVPDKLGMLEK, encoded by the coding sequence ATGGCGTTTGTCGTAACTGATAACTGTATCCAATGTAAATACACTGACTGTGTCGCTGTATGTCCGGCAGATGCGTTTCATGAAGGCCCAAACTTTATGGTCATCAATCCAATCGAATGCATTGATTGTGGTCTGTGTGTTGATGAATGTGATGCGCACGCGATCTTCCAAGAAGATGAAGTGCCAGACGATCAAACCCTCTTCATTGAGCTCAATGCCGAACTTGCCGAGCTTTGGCCAGTACAAACCGAAGTGAAACCCGCCATGGATGAAGCCGAAAAATGGAACGGCGTGCCAGACAAGCTAGGTATGCTAGAGAAGTAG
- a CDS encoding helix-turn-helix domain-containing protein: MAIVINLDVMLAKRKMRSNELAKLVGITEQNLSVLKNGRAKAVKLSTLEAICKHLDCQPGDLLEYTPTESDT; encoded by the coding sequence ATGGCGATTGTAATCAACCTAGATGTAATGCTAGCTAAACGGAAAATGCGCTCCAATGAGTTGGCGAAACTAGTTGGTATTACCGAGCAGAACCTATCAGTGCTTAAAAATGGCCGTGCCAAAGCGGTCAAATTGTCTACTTTAGAAGCAATCTGCAAGCACCTGGATTGCCAGCCAGGCGATTTGCTCGAATATACGCCTACTGAGAGCGATACCTAA
- a CDS encoding DMT family transporter: MHTISLLVVALIAFAANSFFCRLALANHAIDPGSFTWLRLVSGAVTLLLIQSWRGQMSYCFFTEKHSWWSGISLFGYAVCFSYAYTQLSTGTGALILFGMVQLTLVVFHVVSGNRLSAKEMLGIGVALSGFTVLMLPSAEAPSLSAAALMLVSGVCWGIFTLLGRQNSVASVSITQGFMLASVLAFAASPLLVSIETITADGVLWALLSGVFASGFGYILWYQVVKHISVLQASVSQLAVPVIAFAAGSIGLGEPIKLTAAISSLLVLGGIAFIFTARANN; the protein is encoded by the coding sequence ATGCACACTATTTCACTACTTGTCGTCGCGCTAATTGCCTTCGCCGCTAACTCATTTTTTTGTCGCCTAGCATTGGCGAATCACGCTATTGATCCGGGTTCTTTCACTTGGCTACGATTGGTCTCCGGAGCGGTAACACTGCTGCTTATTCAAAGTTGGCGTGGTCAAATGAGCTATTGCTTCTTTACTGAGAAACACAGCTGGTGGTCAGGCATCTCTCTTTTTGGTTATGCAGTTTGCTTTTCGTATGCTTACACCCAGCTTAGTACGGGGACCGGCGCTTTGATTCTGTTTGGTATGGTGCAGCTGACTTTAGTGGTGTTTCACGTTGTTTCTGGCAATCGCTTAAGTGCGAAAGAGATGCTAGGTATTGGGGTAGCTCTATCTGGCTTTACTGTTTTAATGCTACCGTCGGCAGAGGCTCCGAGTTTGAGTGCCGCTGCTCTAATGCTTGTTTCTGGGGTCTGTTGGGGTATTTTCACTCTGTTAGGGCGTCAAAATAGCGTTGCTTCAGTGTCTATTACCCAAGGGTTTATGCTCGCAAGTGTGCTTGCTTTTGCCGCTAGCCCACTACTTGTCTCGATCGAAACTATCACGGCTGATGGCGTTTTGTGGGCGCTACTGTCGGGCGTCTTTGCTTCCGGTTTTGGCTACATCTTGTGGTATCAAGTTGTAAAGCATATCTCAGTTCTTCAGGCGTCTGTCTCTCAGTTAGCGGTGCCTGTGATTGCCTTTGCCGCAGGAAGCATAGGGCTAGGTGAGCCAATAAAGCTAACTGCTGCTATCTCATCATTACTGGTTTTGGGTGGGATTGCCTTTATCTTCACTGCCCGAGCAAACAATTAA
- a CDS encoding oligogalacturonate-specific porin KdgM family protein, whose translation MKLQTLICAALLAGASTSAIAGETKLDVRFGYNTTSENRDSRVKFMHTFDNGFYFSAEAAQLHNDAYFGSNDANNPDKNGLQAAAQEFEASYKFNLNDDWYWSPGLVTVTTSDWTEYRPYLKLGTTFDNGVSMTGRYRYNWSNEANGKQYLDGSGTTRGASNQFDLWISKNIGDWGLMYNPRYRVQDGVDQGTGRDDYWEHTIMVNYKVDETWTPYMELVSVDETYVDSNGNRENDYAVRFGVVMNL comes from the coding sequence ATGAAACTCCAAACCCTAATTTGCGCAGCTTTGCTTGCAGGTGCATCGACTTCTGCTATCGCTGGAGAAACCAAACTTGATGTTCGTTTTGGTTACAATACGACGTCAGAAAATCGTGATAGCCGCGTGAAGTTTATGCACACCTTCGACAACGGTTTTTACTTTAGTGCAGAAGCAGCTCAGCTACATAACGACGCTTATTTTGGCAGCAATGATGCTAACAACCCAGACAAGAACGGTTTGCAAGCGGCGGCTCAAGAGTTTGAAGCGTCTTACAAGTTTAATCTTAATGATGATTGGTATTGGTCTCCGGGTCTTGTGACAGTCACAACTTCAGACTGGACGGAATATCGGCCTTACTTAAAGCTAGGAACCACGTTTGACAACGGGGTGTCGATGACAGGTCGCTACCGCTACAACTGGTCAAATGAGGCTAATGGTAAGCAGTATCTGGATGGCAGTGGCACAACACGCGGTGCATCAAATCAGTTTGATTTGTGGATCTCTAAAAACATTGGTGATTGGGGTCTAATGTATAACCCTCGCTACCGTGTTCAAGACGGTGTTGATCAGGGTACGGGCCGAGACGATTACTGGGAGCACACCATCATGGTTAACTACAAAGTCGATGAAACTTGGACGCCATACATGGAGTTGGTGTCGGTAGACGAGACATATGTGGATAGCAATGGTAATCGCGAAAATGACTACGCGGTGCGTTTTGGCGTTGTAATGAACCTGTAG
- a CDS encoding ABC-F family ATP-binding cassette domain-containing protein, with translation MSTYLTAQSLTLSYTSNPLFTALTFTLNRGDKIGLIGHNGCGKSSLLKLLNGQYEPTEGHIAKATHCLMSYVEQHVPEHLYSQSIREALAEMLSVDDDWRAELVLAELGFSHSEQDMPVANCSGGQQMRLLIARAIINQPDLLLLDEPSNHLDLPSLLWLEQFLSNWKGSFVLVSHDQTLLDRVTNTTWVMRDQSLHHFALPCTQARAALYEKDQQDQARHANEQKEIDRIEKSAKRLAIWGKVYDNEDLARKAKTMFARKERLEEAQTELTEGTPWQLVLQGEALPANRLLETGEFSVTPPDSCFHLFEMVEMRVKSGDRIAVLGSNGCGKSTLLNQLYQHYLAEINPLSSQAVTFHDRCRLGYYDQSLKQLKDTDTISDALQAFSSVSSEIAKRSLIGAGFEYARHNQDVASLSGGERARLLFIGLTLAKYHLLFLDEPTNHLDIEGKEELIATLNEFNGAALIVSHDRSLIEQSCNHFWLINNGTLTEYLSAEEVYQQIAEHPDTALAVQASDNQQELNLLDGKLTGEEQLLERLIELETLLEEDLQRKPKHQKPNLQQDWCEEIAQINSRL, from the coding sequence ATGAGTACTTATTTAACTGCACAATCACTAACTCTTTCCTACACCTCAAACCCGCTGTTTACAGCACTAACCTTCACCCTTAATCGTGGTGATAAAATCGGACTCATTGGTCATAACGGCTGTGGCAAAAGCTCTCTATTGAAGCTACTCAATGGTCAATATGAACCGACAGAAGGTCACATAGCCAAAGCAACCCATTGCCTTATGAGCTATGTAGAGCAACATGTTCCTGAGCACCTTTATAGTCAAAGTATCCGTGAAGCCTTAGCTGAAATGTTAAGTGTGGATGACGACTGGCGCGCTGAACTGGTGTTGGCCGAGCTTGGTTTTTCTCACTCTGAGCAAGATATGCCTGTCGCCAATTGCAGTGGTGGTCAGCAGATGCGATTGCTTATCGCGAGAGCCATTATCAATCAGCCAGACTTACTGCTTCTCGATGAGCCCAGTAACCACTTAGACTTACCTTCGTTACTTTGGCTAGAGCAGTTTCTCTCCAATTGGAAAGGCTCTTTTGTGTTGGTTTCACACGACCAAACCCTGCTAGATCGAGTGACAAATACGACTTGGGTCATGCGAGATCAATCTCTTCATCATTTTGCCCTACCTTGCACTCAAGCAAGGGCCGCACTGTATGAGAAAGATCAGCAAGACCAAGCTCGACATGCCAATGAGCAAAAAGAGATAGACCGAATAGAGAAAAGTGCCAAACGGCTCGCGATCTGGGGTAAGGTTTATGACAACGAAGATCTCGCCCGTAAAGCAAAGACCATGTTTGCGAGAAAAGAGCGCTTAGAGGAAGCTCAAACAGAGTTGACAGAAGGCACGCCTTGGCAACTTGTATTGCAAGGTGAAGCTCTGCCTGCCAACCGACTGCTTGAAACCGGCGAGTTTAGCGTTACACCACCAGATAGCTGTTTCCATCTATTTGAAATGGTAGAAATGCGCGTAAAAAGTGGCGACCGGATTGCGGTTTTAGGAAGTAATGGCTGCGGTAAATCAACCCTGCTTAACCAACTTTACCAACATTATCTCGCCGAGATAAACCCATTGAGCTCACAGGCTGTCACCTTTCATGACAGGTGTCGCTTAGGATACTACGACCAGTCTCTCAAGCAGCTGAAAGACACTGACACTATAAGCGACGCCTTACAGGCCTTTTCATCCGTGAGTAGTGAAATAGCTAAGCGTTCACTGATTGGTGCAGGCTTTGAGTATGCACGGCACAACCAAGATGTGGCCTCACTCAGTGGCGGTGAGCGTGCGCGCTTATTGTTTATCGGCCTAACCCTCGCGAAGTACCATCTGTTGTTTCTTGATGAGCCAACCAACCACTTGGATATAGAAGGCAAAGAAGAACTGATTGCGACTTTGAATGAGTTTAATGGTGCGGCACTCATTGTCAGCCACGACCGTAGTCTCATCGAGCAAAGCTGCAATCATTTTTGGTTAATCAACAATGGTACATTAACCGAGTACCTAAGCGCTGAAGAGGTGTACCAACAGATAGCCGAACATCCTGACACCGCTTTGGCTGTTCAAGCATCAGATAATCAACAGGAGTTGAACCTCTTAGACGGAAAGCTAACTGGCGAAGAGCAACTACTAGAGCGCTTGATAGAGCTAGAAACGTTACTTGAAGAAGATCTTCAGCGTAAACCCAAGCATCAAAAGCCCAACCTGCAGCAAGATTGGTGTGAGGAGATAGCACAAATAAACAGTCGACTATAG
- a CDS encoding NAD(P)/FAD-dependent oxidoreductase: protein MIRLNEIKLPLDHEEEALTAAITKKLGISEDQVISYNVFRRGYDARKKANILLIYTLDVVVENETALLEQFVSDPHVKETPDMEYKFVAKAPENVTERPVVIGFGPCGLFAALILAQAGFKPIVVERGKEVRERTKDTFGFWRKRTLNTESNVQFGEGGAGTFSDGKLYSQVKDPNFYGRKVITEFVAAGAPEEIMYVSKPHIGTFKLVTMIEKMRAKIIELGGEIRFSTRVDDIHMDGEQITGLTLSNGEEIKSRYVVLAVGHSARDTFEMLHDRGVYMEAKPFSVGFRIEHKQSMIDEARFGKNAGNPILGAADYKLVHHCKNGRTVYSFCMCPGGTVVAATSEEGRVVTNGMSQYSRSERNANSAIVVGIDPERDYPGDPLAGVRFQRELESGAYVLGGENYDAPAQKIGDFLKGRDPSEIGDVQPSFTPGIHLTDISKALPDFAIEAIREAIPAFDKKIKGFASDDGLLTGVETRTSSPVCIKRGKDFQSINLKGFYPAGEGAGYAGGILSAGIDGIKVAEALSKAMVADLENA, encoded by the coding sequence ATGATACGTTTAAATGAAATTAAACTTCCTCTTGATCATGAGGAAGAGGCGCTGACTGCTGCCATTACCAAGAAGCTTGGCATCTCTGAAGACCAAGTCATCTCTTACAATGTATTTAGACGTGGCTACGATGCTCGTAAAAAAGCCAACATTCTATTGATCTACACGCTAGACGTGGTGGTTGAAAATGAAACTGCACTACTTGAGCAGTTCGTTAGTGATCCGCACGTAAAAGAAACGCCAGACATGGAGTACAAATTCGTTGCCAAAGCGCCTGAGAACGTGACGGAACGTCCTGTGGTTATCGGCTTTGGTCCATGTGGTTTGTTCGCGGCATTGATTCTTGCGCAAGCGGGCTTTAAACCTATCGTTGTTGAGCGCGGTAAAGAGGTTCGTGAGCGTACAAAAGATACCTTCGGCTTCTGGCGTAAGCGAACTCTAAACACGGAATCAAACGTTCAGTTTGGTGAGGGTGGTGCAGGTACGTTCTCTGACGGTAAGCTTTATAGCCAAGTAAAAGATCCAAACTTCTACGGTCGTAAAGTAATCACTGAGTTTGTTGCAGCAGGCGCTCCAGAAGAGATCATGTACGTAAGTAAGCCTCACATTGGTACCTTTAAGCTGGTAACGATGATCGAGAAGATGCGTGCGAAAATTATCGAACTGGGTGGTGAAATCCGCTTTAGCACTCGCGTCGATGATATCCACATGGATGGCGAGCAAATCACGGGTCTAACCCTATCGAACGGTGAAGAGATCAAATCTCGCTACGTTGTTCTAGCCGTAGGTCACAGTGCGCGTGATACATTCGAAATGCTGCACGATCGCGGCGTGTACATGGAAGCGAAGCCGTTCTCGGTTGGTTTCCGTATTGAGCACAAGCAGTCGATGATCGACGAAGCACGTTTTGGTAAAAATGCCGGTAACCCAATCTTAGGTGCCGCTGACTACAAACTGGTTCATCATTGTAAGAATGGTCGTACTGTATACAGTTTCTGTATGTGTCCGGGTGGTACAGTCGTCGCCGCTACGTCTGAAGAAGGTCGCGTTGTGACTAATGGTATGAGCCAATACTCGCGTTCAGAGCGTAACGCGAACAGTGCAATCGTTGTGGGTATCGACCCTGAACGTGATTACCCAGGTGATCCACTAGCAGGTGTCCGTTTCCAACGTGAGCTTGAGTCAGGTGCTTACGTACTTGGTGGTGAAAACTACGATGCGCCAGCACAGAAGATTGGTGACTTCCTTAAAGGTCGCGATCCGAGTGAGATTGGCGACGTTCAGCCGTCATTCACTCCGGGTATCCACCTAACGGATATCTCTAAAGCGCTACCAGATTTTGCCATTGAAGCGATCCGTGAAGCAATTCCAGCGTTTGATAAGAAGATCAAAGGCTTTGCGTCTGATGACGGTTTATTGACTGGTGTTGAAACTCGTACATCTTCTCCAGTTTGTATCAAGCGTGGCAAAGACTTCCAGAGCATCAACCTTAAAGGCTTCTACCCAGCAGGTGAAGGGGCTGGTTATGCAGGTGGTATCCTTTCTGCGGGCATTGACGGTATCAAGGTGGCTGAAGCTCTTTCTAAGGCAATGGTTGCTGACCTAGAAAACGCGTAA
- a CDS encoding rhodanese-like domain-containing protein, whose amino-acid sequence MKRLTLLFTLLAALSLPAFASERAEIGWQWIEQGAMIVDVRTPPEFADGHLPQAVNYPLSALNIHFADIDKDTQIVLYCRSGNRSGKAYQYLKAKGFTKLHNAGGLIEMLESQN is encoded by the coding sequence ATGAAGCGCCTAACACTACTTTTTACATTACTGGCTGCGCTAAGCCTTCCAGCTTTCGCCTCTGAGCGGGCAGAGATAGGCTGGCAATGGATAGAACAAGGCGCAATGATTGTTGATGTCAGAACGCCACCAGAGTTCGCAGACGGGCATTTACCACAAGCTGTGAACTATCCGCTCTCAGCGCTAAACATTCACTTTGCCGATATTGATAAAGATACTCAAATAGTACTGTATTGTCGTAGTGGCAATCGTTCAGGGAAGGCTTATCAGTATCTAAAAGCGAAAGGCTTTACCAAGTTACATAACGCTGGCGGCTTGATAGAGATGCTAGAGAGTCAAAACTGA